A portion of the Falco naumanni isolate bFalNau1 chromosome 9, bFalNau1.pat, whole genome shotgun sequence genome contains these proteins:
- the WBP1L gene encoding WW domain binding protein 1-like isoform X5 has protein sequence MGVNNQSYICETGHCCGQSQCCNYYYELWWFWLVWTIIIILSCCCVCHHRRTKHRLQAQQRQHEINLIAYREAHNYSALPFYFRFLPNYLLPPYEEVVNRPPTPPPPYSALHQQCIPAGSSNTILDTPRNLQPAQSSSAAPSGNNSSTDNTGSPGPGDPEPSTTTLGARAVAKMQSVEPGGTSTGAELSASPSKDTECKEELLKGYSSESLEQSSAIPDVKDKTPGRQRRFTGDSGIEVCVCNRGHHDDDLKEFDGLIDDALDGPLDFCDSCSGHPHGDEEEGLFNATEEQHREHSHHHLPRQPVCVLLNTINEQDSPNACTNNSPS, from the exons ATGGGTGTCAACAATCAAAGTTACATATGTGAAACGGGCCACTGTTGTGGACAATCCCAGTGTTGCAACTACTACTATGAACTCTGGT GGTTTTGGCTGGTGTGGACCATCATCATAATCCTCAGCTGTTGTTGTGTTTGCCATCACCGACGCACCAAGCATCGTCTCCAGGCCCAGCAACGGCAACACGAGATCAACCTGATCGCTTACCGGGAAGCCCATAACTATTCAGCCCTGCCATTTTATTTCC GGTTTTTGCCAAATTACTTACTACCTCCCTATGAGGAAGTGGTGAACCGACCACCGACACCCCCCCCACCATATAGTGCCTTACATCAGCAGTGcatcccagcaggcagcagtaaCACAATCCTGGACACACCAAGAaacctgcagccagcacagagcagctcagcagcacccagTGGCAATAACAGCAGTACTGACAACACGGGGTCCCCCGGCCCTGGGGACCCTGAGCCCTCCACCACCACACTGGGTGCACGAGCAGTTGCCAAAATGCAAAGCGTGGAGCCTGGTGGTACCAGCACGGGAGCTGAGCTATCGGCCAGTCCCAGTAAGGATACGGAGTGCAAGGAGGAACTGCTAAAAGGTTATAGCTCTGAGAGCTTAGAGCAGAGCAGTGCCATTCCCGACGTGAAGGACAAGACGCCGGGCAGGCAGCGCCGTTTCACTGGCGACTCGGGCATTGAAGTCTGTGTATGCAACCGGGGCCATCATGACGATGACCTCAAGGAGTTTGACGGGCTCATCGATGATGCTCTGGATGGGCCCCTGGACTTCTGTGACAGCTGCAGTGGCCACCCCCACGGGGACGAGGAGGAAGGGCTTTTTAATGCCACAGAAGAGCAGCACCGCGAACAcagccaccaccacctgccCCGGCAGCCAGTGTGTGTACTTTTGAACACAATAAATGAGCAGGACTCTCCGAACGCTTGTACCAATAACTCCCCCAGCTAA
- the LOC121093831 gene encoding steroid 17-alpha-hydroxylase/17,20 lyase, translating to MPLLGALLLALALLCAWGLARRRAASGTGMGTGTGPPRSLPALPLVGSLLQLAGHPQLHLRLWRLQGRYGSLYALWMGSHYVVVVNSYRHAREVLLKKGKAFAGRPRTVTTDLLSRGGKDIAFASYGPVWKFQRKLVHTALSMFGEGSLALEKIICREAASLCETLSAAQDTALDMAPELTRAVTNVVCSLCFNSSYQRGDPEFEAMLEYSQGIVDTVAKESLVDIFPWLQIFPNKDLALLKRCLKVRDQLLQQKFTEHKEAFCGDAVRDLMDALLQVRLSAKSSSPPAPGLELTDDHLLMTVGDIFGAGVETTTTVLKWAVLYLLHYPEVQRKIQEEMDQKIGLARHPQLSDRPLLPYLEATISEVLRIRPVSPLLIPHVSLADTSIGEYSIPKGARVVINLWSVHHDEKEWDKPEEFNPGRFLDERGQHVHSPSPSYLPFGAGIRVCLGEVLAKMELFLFLAWMLQRFTLECPEDQPLPSLEGKFGVVLQVQKFRVKARLRDAWQAAL from the exons ATGCCGCTGCTGggtgccctgctgctggccctggccctgctctgcGCCTGGGGGCTGGCACGCCGGCGAGCTGCCtcggggacagggatggggacggggacggggCCCCCACGGAGCCTGCCGGCCCTGCCGCTGGTGgggagcctgctgcagctggccgGGCACCCCCAGCTCCACCTGCGGCTCTGGCGCCTGCAGGGCCGCTATGGCAGCCTCTACGCCCTCTGGATGGGCTCCCACTACGTGGTGGTGGTCAACAGCTACCGGCACGCCAGGGAGGTGCTGCTGAAGAAGGGGAAAGCTTTTGCCGGACGGCCCCGCACG GTGACCACGGACCTGCTGTCCCGGGGGGGCAAGGACATCGCCTTTGCCAGCTATGGGCCCGTCTGGAAGTTCCAGCGCAAGCTGGTACACACCGCCCTTTCCATGTTCGGGGAGGGCTCGCTTGCCCTTGAAAAGATCA TCTGTCGGGAAGCTGCGTCCCTGTGCGAGACGCTCAGCGCTGCACAGGATACGGCCCTGGACATGGCCCCTGAGCTCACACGGGCTGTCACCAACGTGGTCTGCTCCCTCTGCTTCAACTCCTCATACCAGCGTGGGGACCCCGAGTTCGAGGCCATGCTGGAGTACAGCCAGGGTATCGTGGACACCGTGGCCAAGGAGAGTTTGGTGGACATCTTCCCCTGGCTCCAG ATCTTCCCCAACAAGGACCTGGCCCTGCTGAAGCGATGCCTCAAGGTCCGGgaccagctgctccagcagaagTTCACTGAACATAAG GAAGCCTTCTGCGGGGATGCCGTGAGGGACCTCATGGATGCCCTCCTGCAAGTGAGGCTCAGTGCCAAGAGCAGCAGTCCCCCGGCGCCAGGGCTGGAGCTGACTGACGACCACCTCCTCATGACGGTGGGGGACATCTTCGGGGCTGGCGTGGAGACTACCACGACTGTGCTCAAATGGGCTGTGCTCTACCTGCTCCACTACCCTGAG GTCCAGAGGAAGATCCAGGAGGAGATGGACCAGAAGATCGGCCTGGCGCGTCACCCCCAACTCAGCGACCGCCCGCTGCTGCCCTACCTGGAGGCCACCATCAGCGAAGTGCTGCGCATCCGGCCCGTGTCCCCCCTGCTCATCCCACATGTGTCCCTTGCTGACACCAG CATCGGGGAATACTCCATCCCCAAGGGCGCCAGGGTCGTCATCAACCTGTGGTCCGTGCACCATGATGAGAAGGAGTGGGACAAGCCCGAGGAGTTCAACCCTG GTCGCTTCCTGGATGAGCGGGGCCAGCACGTGCACTCGCCCTCACCCAGCTACCTGCCCTTTGGGGCTGGGATCCGTGTCTGCCTTGGGGAAGTCCTGGCCAAGATGGAGCTCTTCCTCTTCCTGGCCTGGATGCTGCAGAGGTTCACGCTGGAGTGCCCCGAggaccagcccctgccctcGCTGGAGGGCAAGTTTGGTGTCGTGCTGCAGGTGCAGAAGTTTCGGGTGAAGGCCAGGCTGCGAGATGCATGGCAAGCAGCCTTGTGA
- the WBP1L gene encoding WW domain binding protein 1-like isoform X6 translates to MLKTSRYCKGFWLVWTIIIILSCCCVCHHRRTKHRLQAQQRQHEINLIAYREAHNYSALPFYFRFLPNYLLPPYEEVVNRPPTPPPPYSALHQQCIPAGSSNTILDTPRNLQPAQSSSAAPSGNNSSTDNTGSPGPGDPEPSTTTLGARAVAKMQSVEPGGTSTGAELSASPSKDTECKEELLKGYSSESLEQSSAIPDVKDKTPGRQRRFTGDSGIEVCVCNRGHHDDDLKEFDGLIDDALDGPLDFCDSCSGHPHGDEEEGLFNATEEQHREHSHHHLPRQPVCVLLNTINEQDSPNACTNNSPS, encoded by the exons ATGCTGAAAACATCAAGGTATTGTAAAG GGTTTTGGCTGGTGTGGACCATCATCATAATCCTCAGCTGTTGTTGTGTTTGCCATCACCGACGCACCAAGCATCGTCTCCAGGCCCAGCAACGGCAACACGAGATCAACCTGATCGCTTACCGGGAAGCCCATAACTATTCAGCCCTGCCATTTTATTTCC GGTTTTTGCCAAATTACTTACTACCTCCCTATGAGGAAGTGGTGAACCGACCACCGACACCCCCCCCACCATATAGTGCCTTACATCAGCAGTGcatcccagcaggcagcagtaaCACAATCCTGGACACACCAAGAaacctgcagccagcacagagcagctcagcagcacccagTGGCAATAACAGCAGTACTGACAACACGGGGTCCCCCGGCCCTGGGGACCCTGAGCCCTCCACCACCACACTGGGTGCACGAGCAGTTGCCAAAATGCAAAGCGTGGAGCCTGGTGGTACCAGCACGGGAGCTGAGCTATCGGCCAGTCCCAGTAAGGATACGGAGTGCAAGGAGGAACTGCTAAAAGGTTATAGCTCTGAGAGCTTAGAGCAGAGCAGTGCCATTCCCGACGTGAAGGACAAGACGCCGGGCAGGCAGCGCCGTTTCACTGGCGACTCGGGCATTGAAGTCTGTGTATGCAACCGGGGCCATCATGACGATGACCTCAAGGAGTTTGACGGGCTCATCGATGATGCTCTGGATGGGCCCCTGGACTTCTGTGACAGCTGCAGTGGCCACCCCCACGGGGACGAGGAGGAAGGGCTTTTTAATGCCACAGAAGAGCAGCACCGCGAACAcagccaccaccacctgccCCGGCAGCCAGTGTGTGTACTTTTGAACACAATAAATGAGCAGGACTCTCCGAACGCTTGTACCAATAACTCCCCCAGCTAA
- the BORCS7 gene encoding BLOC-1-related complex subunit 7 isoform X1, with product MAAGGAADAQARFGHSVKGLLTEKVTSCGTDVIALTKQVLKGSRSAELLGQAARNMVMQEDAILHSEDSLRKMAIITTHLQYQQEAIQKNVEQSSNLQDQLNHLLK from the exons atggcggcggggggcgcggcggaCGCCCAGGCGCGCTTCGGCCACTCGGTGAAGGGGCTCCTGACCGAGAAGGTGACGAGCTGCGGCACCGACGTGATCGCCCTCACCAAGCAGGTGCTGAAGGGCTCCCGCAGCGCCGAG CTCCTGGGTCAAGCTGCTAGAAACATGGTGATGCAAGAAGATGCCATCCTGCACTCGGAAGAT AGTTTAAGGAAAATGGCCATAATAACCACTCATCTACAGTACCA GCAAGAAGCAATTCAGAAGAA CGTTGAGCAGTCGTCAAACCTACAGGACCAGCTGAATCACTTGCTGAAATGA
- the BORCS7 gene encoding BLOC-1-related complex subunit 7 isoform X2 translates to MAAGGAADAQARFGHSVKGLLTEKVTSCGTDVIALTKQLLGQAARNMVMQEDAILHSEDSLRKMAIITTHLQYQQEAIQKNVEQSSNLQDQLNHLLK, encoded by the exons atggcggcggggggcgcggcggaCGCCCAGGCGCGCTTCGGCCACTCGGTGAAGGGGCTCCTGACCGAGAAGGTGACGAGCTGCGGCACCGACGTGATCGCCCTCACCAAGCAG CTCCTGGGTCAAGCTGCTAGAAACATGGTGATGCAAGAAGATGCCATCCTGCACTCGGAAGAT AGTTTAAGGAAAATGGCCATAATAACCACTCATCTACAGTACCA GCAAGAAGCAATTCAGAAGAA CGTTGAGCAGTCGTCAAACCTACAGGACCAGCTGAATCACTTGCTGAAATGA
- the WBP1L gene encoding WW domain binding protein 1-like isoform X1 produces MSLQNAFPPGSQTGFWLVWTIIIILSCCCVCHHRRTKHRLQAQQRQHEINLIAYREAHNYSALPFYFRFLPNYLLPPYEEVVNRPPTPPPPYSALHQQCIPAGSSNTILDTPRNLQPAQSSSAAPSGNNSSTDNTGSPGPGDPEPSTTTLGARAVAKMQSVEPGGTSTGAELSASPSKDTECKEELLKGYSSESLEQSSAIPDVKDKTPGRQRRFTGDSGIEVCVCNRGHHDDDLKEFDGLIDDALDGPLDFCDSCSGHPHGDEEEGLFNATEEQHREHSHHHLPRQPVCVLLNTINEQDSPNACTNNSPS; encoded by the exons GGTTTTGGCTGGTGTGGACCATCATCATAATCCTCAGCTGTTGTTGTGTTTGCCATCACCGACGCACCAAGCATCGTCTCCAGGCCCAGCAACGGCAACACGAGATCAACCTGATCGCTTACCGGGAAGCCCATAACTATTCAGCCCTGCCATTTTATTTCC GGTTTTTGCCAAATTACTTACTACCTCCCTATGAGGAAGTGGTGAACCGACCACCGACACCCCCCCCACCATATAGTGCCTTACATCAGCAGTGcatcccagcaggcagcagtaaCACAATCCTGGACACACCAAGAaacctgcagccagcacagagcagctcagcagcacccagTGGCAATAACAGCAGTACTGACAACACGGGGTCCCCCGGCCCTGGGGACCCTGAGCCCTCCACCACCACACTGGGTGCACGAGCAGTTGCCAAAATGCAAAGCGTGGAGCCTGGTGGTACCAGCACGGGAGCTGAGCTATCGGCCAGTCCCAGTAAGGATACGGAGTGCAAGGAGGAACTGCTAAAAGGTTATAGCTCTGAGAGCTTAGAGCAGAGCAGTGCCATTCCCGACGTGAAGGACAAGACGCCGGGCAGGCAGCGCCGTTTCACTGGCGACTCGGGCATTGAAGTCTGTGTATGCAACCGGGGCCATCATGACGATGACCTCAAGGAGTTTGACGGGCTCATCGATGATGCTCTGGATGGGCCCCTGGACTTCTGTGACAGCTGCAGTGGCCACCCCCACGGGGACGAGGAGGAAGGGCTTTTTAATGCCACAGAAGAGCAGCACCGCGAACAcagccaccaccacctgccCCGGCAGCCAGTGTGTGTACTTTTGAACACAATAAATGAGCAGGACTCTCCGAACGCTTGTACCAATAACTCCCCCAGCTAA
- the WBP1L gene encoding WW domain binding protein 1-like isoform X4: MPFLLGLRQDKETCMGVNNQSYICETGHCCGQSQCCNYYYELWWFWLVWTIIIILSCCCVCHHRRTKHRLQAQQRQHEINLIAYREAHNYSALPFYFRFLPNYLLPPYEEVVNRPPTPPPPYSALHQQCIPAGSSNTILDTPRNLQPAQSSSAAPSGNNSSTDNTGSPGPGDPEPSTTTLGARAVAKMQSVEPGGTSTGAELSASPSKDTECKEELLKGYSSESLEQSSAIPDVKDKTPGRQRRFTGDSGIEVCVCNRGHHDDDLKEFDGLIDDALDGPLDFCDSCSGHPHGDEEEGLFNATEEQHREHSHHHLPRQPVCVLLNTINEQDSPNACTNNSPS; the protein is encoded by the exons GACAAGGAAACCTGCATGGGTGTCAACAATCAAAGTTACATATGTGAAACGGGCCACTGTTGTGGACAATCCCAGTGTTGCAACTACTACTATGAACTCTGGT GGTTTTGGCTGGTGTGGACCATCATCATAATCCTCAGCTGTTGTTGTGTTTGCCATCACCGACGCACCAAGCATCGTCTCCAGGCCCAGCAACGGCAACACGAGATCAACCTGATCGCTTACCGGGAAGCCCATAACTATTCAGCCCTGCCATTTTATTTCC GGTTTTTGCCAAATTACTTACTACCTCCCTATGAGGAAGTGGTGAACCGACCACCGACACCCCCCCCACCATATAGTGCCTTACATCAGCAGTGcatcccagcaggcagcagtaaCACAATCCTGGACACACCAAGAaacctgcagccagcacagagcagctcagcagcacccagTGGCAATAACAGCAGTACTGACAACACGGGGTCCCCCGGCCCTGGGGACCCTGAGCCCTCCACCACCACACTGGGTGCACGAGCAGTTGCCAAAATGCAAAGCGTGGAGCCTGGTGGTACCAGCACGGGAGCTGAGCTATCGGCCAGTCCCAGTAAGGATACGGAGTGCAAGGAGGAACTGCTAAAAGGTTATAGCTCTGAGAGCTTAGAGCAGAGCAGTGCCATTCCCGACGTGAAGGACAAGACGCCGGGCAGGCAGCGCCGTTTCACTGGCGACTCGGGCATTGAAGTCTGTGTATGCAACCGGGGCCATCATGACGATGACCTCAAGGAGTTTGACGGGCTCATCGATGATGCTCTGGATGGGCCCCTGGACTTCTGTGACAGCTGCAGTGGCCACCCCCACGGGGACGAGGAGGAAGGGCTTTTTAATGCCACAGAAGAGCAGCACCGCGAACAcagccaccaccacctgccCCGGCAGCCAGTGTGTGTACTTTTGAACACAATAAATGAGCAGGACTCTCCGAACGCTTGTACCAATAACTCCCCCAGCTAA
- the BORCS7 gene encoding BLOC-1-related complex subunit 7 isoform X3, giving the protein MAAGGAADAQARFGHSVKGLLTEKVTSCGTDVIALTKQVLKGSRSAELLGQAARNMVMQEDAILHSEDSLRKMAIITTHLQYQQEAIQKKQHSTV; this is encoded by the exons atggcggcggggggcgcggcggaCGCCCAGGCGCGCTTCGGCCACTCGGTGAAGGGGCTCCTGACCGAGAAGGTGACGAGCTGCGGCACCGACGTGATCGCCCTCACCAAGCAGGTGCTGAAGGGCTCCCGCAGCGCCGAG CTCCTGGGTCAAGCTGCTAGAAACATGGTGATGCAAGAAGATGCCATCCTGCACTCGGAAGAT AGTTTAAGGAAAATGGCCATAATAACCACTCATCTACAGTACCA GCAAGAAGCAATTCAGAAGAA gcagcacagcacagtcTGA
- the WBP1L gene encoding WW domain binding protein 1-like isoform X3, whose product MARRLRAAMALLLFQALPEGLPASVEPAQDKETCMGVNNQSYICETGHCCGQSQCCNYYYELWWFWLVWTIIIILSCCCVCHHRRTKHRLQAQQRQHEINLIAYREAHNYSALPFYFRFLPNYLLPPYEEVVNRPPTPPPPYSALHQQCIPAGSSNTILDTPRNLQPAQSSSAAPSGNNSSTDNTGSPGPGDPEPSTTTLGARAVAKMQSVEPGGTSTGAELSASPSKDTECKEELLKGYSSESLEQSSAIPDVKDKTPGRQRRFTGDSGIEVCVCNRGHHDDDLKEFDGLIDDALDGPLDFCDSCSGHPHGDEEEGLFNATEEQHREHSHHHLPRQPVCVLLNTINEQDSPNACTNNSPS is encoded by the exons GACAAGGAAACCTGCATGGGTGTCAACAATCAAAGTTACATATGTGAAACGGGCCACTGTTGTGGACAATCCCAGTGTTGCAACTACTACTATGAACTCTGGT GGTTTTGGCTGGTGTGGACCATCATCATAATCCTCAGCTGTTGTTGTGTTTGCCATCACCGACGCACCAAGCATCGTCTCCAGGCCCAGCAACGGCAACACGAGATCAACCTGATCGCTTACCGGGAAGCCCATAACTATTCAGCCCTGCCATTTTATTTCC GGTTTTTGCCAAATTACTTACTACCTCCCTATGAGGAAGTGGTGAACCGACCACCGACACCCCCCCCACCATATAGTGCCTTACATCAGCAGTGcatcccagcaggcagcagtaaCACAATCCTGGACACACCAAGAaacctgcagccagcacagagcagctcagcagcacccagTGGCAATAACAGCAGTACTGACAACACGGGGTCCCCCGGCCCTGGGGACCCTGAGCCCTCCACCACCACACTGGGTGCACGAGCAGTTGCCAAAATGCAAAGCGTGGAGCCTGGTGGTACCAGCACGGGAGCTGAGCTATCGGCCAGTCCCAGTAAGGATACGGAGTGCAAGGAGGAACTGCTAAAAGGTTATAGCTCTGAGAGCTTAGAGCAGAGCAGTGCCATTCCCGACGTGAAGGACAAGACGCCGGGCAGGCAGCGCCGTTTCACTGGCGACTCGGGCATTGAAGTCTGTGTATGCAACCGGGGCCATCATGACGATGACCTCAAGGAGTTTGACGGGCTCATCGATGATGCTCTGGATGGGCCCCTGGACTTCTGTGACAGCTGCAGTGGCCACCCCCACGGGGACGAGGAGGAAGGGCTTTTTAATGCCACAGAAGAGCAGCACCGCGAACAcagccaccaccacctgccCCGGCAGCCAGTGTGTGTACTTTTGAACACAATAAATGAGCAGGACTCTCCGAACGCTTGTACCAATAACTCCCCCAGCTAA
- the BORCS7 gene encoding BLOC-1-related complex subunit 7 isoform X4 produces MAAGGAADAQARFGHSVKGLLTEKVTSCGTDVIALTKQVLKGSRSAELLGQAARNMVMQEDAILHSEDSLRKMAIITTHLQYQQEAIQKK; encoded by the exons atggcggcggggggcgcggcggaCGCCCAGGCGCGCTTCGGCCACTCGGTGAAGGGGCTCCTGACCGAGAAGGTGACGAGCTGCGGCACCGACGTGATCGCCCTCACCAAGCAGGTGCTGAAGGGCTCCCGCAGCGCCGAG CTCCTGGGTCAAGCTGCTAGAAACATGGTGATGCAAGAAGATGCCATCCTGCACTCGGAAGAT AGTTTAAGGAAAATGGCCATAATAACCACTCATCTACAGTACCA GCAAGAAGCAATTCAGAAGAAGTGA